The following are encoded together in the Acidobacteriota bacterium genome:
- a CDS encoding acido-empty-quinoprotein group A, whose translation MKFIRTFLFLALCAAPLFAQGSLDPAKVGQAPTDSWTSYHGDYSGRRYSPLNKINTNNINSLSLAWVFRANTNQGAIKSSPLVVNGVMYFTVPDHVWAIDARSGREIWHHVWQSVGGIHIGNRGVGILGDTLYVETADCNLVALNLKDGKEKWRKTICDLDQFFFGSTAPIIVKNHVITGISGDDLDRAGYIQSHDPITGNLQWRWYVVPQKMGDPGSETWPNEDAMKHGGGMTWQPVTYDPELNLIYVPTGNPQPVIAHKNRAGANLFTESIVALNPDTGKMVWYFQASPHDTHDWDATQVPVLFDGEVNGQKRKLLAQASRNGFFFVLDRATGKNVLTTEFVKTNWSKGIDPKGQPIPNPAKEPQLDGALVTPNQYGATNWPPPSFSPETGLFYVNAFRAFSIYYIYDPDLENPQGWGGTDRGGWQEAMMQAIDYKTGKVRWSHPWEGGGSRSGVLTTAGNLVFTGDGTNNFVALDARTGNALWHANLGGGVGNGPITYELDGNQYVVVGAGDTLFGFVMLSKDSARQLTQRTQ comes from the coding sequence ATGAAATTCATCAGAACCTTCCTTTTCCTTGCTCTGTGTGCTGCGCCGTTGTTCGCGCAAGGCAGTCTCGATCCAGCGAAAGTTGGCCAAGCGCCTACCGATTCGTGGACGAGTTATCACGGCGATTATTCGGGACGGCGTTACAGCCCGCTCAATAAAATCAACACGAATAACATCAACTCCCTGAGCCTGGCCTGGGTCTTTCGCGCCAACACCAATCAGGGCGCAATTAAATCATCGCCACTGGTCGTCAATGGCGTGATGTATTTCACTGTGCCCGATCATGTCTGGGCGATTGATGCGCGTTCGGGCCGTGAAATCTGGCACCACGTCTGGCAATCCGTCGGCGGCATCCACATCGGCAATCGCGGCGTAGGCATTCTGGGCGACACGCTGTATGTCGAAACGGCGGATTGCAATCTGGTTGCGCTGAATTTGAAAGACGGCAAAGAAAAATGGCGCAAAACGATTTGCGATCTGGATCAATTCTTTTTCGGTTCCACCGCGCCGATCATCGTCAAAAATCATGTGATTACGGGAATCAGCGGTGACGATCTGGACCGAGCCGGATACATCCAATCGCACGATCCGATTACGGGCAATTTGCAATGGCGCTGGTATGTCGTGCCGCAAAAGATGGGCGACCCCGGCAGCGAAACCTGGCCGAACGAAGACGCGATGAAACACGGCGGCGGCATGACGTGGCAACCGGTCACGTATGATCCCGAATTGAATTTGATCTACGTTCCGACGGGCAATCCGCAACCCGTGATTGCTCATAAGAACCGCGCAGGCGCGAATCTATTCACTGAATCCATCGTCGCGCTCAATCCCGATACGGGCAAAATGGTCTGGTATTTTCAGGCTTCGCCGCACGACACGCACGATTGGGACGCGACACAGGTTCCTGTGCTGTTCGACGGCGAAGTCAACGGGCAGAAGCGCAAACTGCTGGCGCAAGCCAGCCGCAACGGATTTTTCTTCGTGCTGGACCGCGCCACAGGCAAAAACGTTCTCACCACGGAATTCGTCAAAACGAATTGGTCGAAAGGAATTGACCCCAAAGGGCAACCGATTCCGAATCCCGCGAAAGAGCCGCAACTGGATGGCGCGCTGGTGACGCCCAATCAATACGGCGCGACCAATTGGCCTCCGCCCAGCTTCAGCCCAGAAACTGGATTGTTTTACGTGAATGCGTTTCGCGCCTTCAGCATCTATTACATCTACGACCCGGACTTGGAAAACCCGCAAGGATGGGGTGGCACAGATCGCGGCGGATGGCAGGAAGCGATGATGCAAGCCATAGATTACAAGACCGGCAAAGTTCGCTGGAGCCACCCTTGGGAAGGCGGCGGTTCGCGTTCCGGCGTCTTAACCACTGCGGGCAATCTGGTTTTCACCGGTGACGGCACAAACAACTTTGTCGCGCTGGACGCCCGCACGGGCAATGCGTTGTGGCACGCGAATTTGGGCGGGGGCGTCGGCAACGGCCCGATCACGTATGAATTGGATGGCAATCAATATGTGGTCGTCGGTGCAGGCGACACGCTGTTTGGCTTTGTGATGCTGTCAAAAGACTCCGCACGCCAACTTACGCAACGAACCCAGTGA
- a CDS encoding 4-carboxy-4-hydroxy-2-oxoadipate aldolase/oxaloacetate decarboxylase — translation MKHCIVKTIPRADAEVIKKLGEQGVATVHEAQSRTGLMNPYLRPIYPTARVAGSAVTVSCQPGDNLMIHAAIEVCQSGDVLVVTTTSESTDGMFGELLATSCQAHSIAGLVIDAGVRDVADLTEMNFPVWSKAISAQGTVKATPGSVNIEVVCAGAIVRPGDVIIGDADGVVVVKREYAEAVSYLGQKRIEKEKMSRAMLRNGELGVDFYGLRAKLKELGVEYVEQEEVNG, via the coding sequence GTGAAACATTGCATCGTCAAAACCATTCCCCGAGCTGACGCCGAAGTTATTAAAAAGCTCGGCGAGCAAGGCGTCGCCACCGTTCACGAAGCGCAAAGCCGCACGGGATTGATGAATCCGTATCTTCGCCCAATTTACCCCACGGCGCGCGTTGCCGGTTCCGCCGTGACGGTTTCGTGCCAACCGGGCGACAACCTGATGATTCACGCCGCAATTGAAGTTTGTCAGTCGGGCGATGTGCTGGTCGTCACGACGACTTCGGAATCTACGGATGGAATGTTCGGCGAACTGCTGGCGACTTCGTGCCAGGCGCATAGCATTGCCGGGTTGGTGATTGACGCCGGAGTCCGTGATGTAGCCGACCTGACAGAAATGAACTTTCCTGTCTGGTCAAAAGCGATTTCCGCGCAAGGCACGGTCAAAGCCACTCCGGGTTCGGTCAACATTGAAGTCGTTTGCGCCGGAGCCATCGTCCGTCCGGGCGATGTCATCATTGGCGATGCTGATGGCGTCGTCGTCGTCAAACGTGAATATGCAGAAGCAGTTTCCTACCTCGGACAAAAGCGCATCGAGAAAGAAAAAATGTCGCGCGCGATGCTCAGAAATGGAGAACTCGGCGTTGATTTTTACGGCTTGCGCGCAAAGCTGAAAGAACTCGGCGTTGAATACGTCGAACAGGAGGAAGTTAATGGGTGA
- a CDS encoding SDR family oxidoreductase → MTRGRPMKENVAIVTGAARGIGLAVAEKFLETGYHVALLDIDEDTLAQTANAMHDKPEALAIVCDVSNPNQVQEATDQVAARFGRIDILVNNAGVAMFKPAQETSFEDWSWILATNLNGPFLCTQACVPVMLKSGGGSVVNIASISGMRASTLRIAYGTSKAALMHLTKQQAVEYGNLGIRVNAIAPGPVETAMAAQVHSADIRTSYRDAIPLARYGTAQEIADAVAFLCSDAASFINGQILAVDGGFDAAGVGLPSLRNQL, encoded by the coding sequence ATGACGAGAGGCCGTCCAATGAAAGAAAACGTAGCCATTGTTACCGGAGCGGCGCGCGGAATTGGCTTGGCGGTTGCCGAAAAGTTTTTGGAAACCGGTTACCACGTGGCTTTGCTGGATATTGACGAAGACACGCTGGCGCAAACCGCCAACGCCATGCACGACAAACCGGAAGCCTTGGCCATTGTTTGTGATGTGTCCAACCCCAACCAGGTGCAGGAGGCAACGGATCAAGTTGCCGCGCGGTTCGGTCGCATTGACATTTTGGTCAACAACGCCGGTGTAGCAATGTTCAAACCGGCACAGGAAACCTCGTTCGAAGACTGGTCGTGGATTCTGGCCACCAATTTGAACGGGCCGTTTTTGTGCACGCAGGCTTGTGTGCCCGTAATGCTGAAATCCGGGGGAGGCAGTGTGGTCAACATCGCTTCGATTTCCGGCATGCGCGCCAGCACGCTGCGCATCGCTTATGGAACCAGCAAAGCGGCATTGATGCACCTGACCAAACAACAAGCCGTCGAATACGGCAATCTGGGAATTCGCGTGAATGCGATCGCGCCCGGACCGGTCGAAACGGCAATGGCTGCGCAAGTGCATTCCGCGGATATTCGCACCAGTTACCGCGATGCGATCCCGTTGGCCCGATACGGCACCGCGCAGGAAATCGCCGATGCCGTCGCCTTTTTGTGCAGCGATGCCGCCAGCTTCATCAACGGGCAAATTCTGGCCGTGGACGGCGGATTCGACGCGGCGGGTGTCGGGCTGCCTAGCTTGCGAAACCAGCTTTAA
- a CDS encoding shikimate dehydrogenase has protein sequence MRNSQFIQVGLIGAGIQASRSPRLHEDEARAARLPLTYQLIDLEQLGVGVEALPELIAQVERQGFAGVNITHPCKQAVLPLLNELSDEARDIGAVNTVVFSAGKRIGHNTDCLGFAESFRRGLGDVPRNFVLLVGAGGAGSAVAYASLQLGVEQLAIHDTNFARAAKLAERLCSRFGTNRALAVNDLAATMKIADGLIQATPIGMLSYAGLPVPLELLRAELWVAELIYFPLETELLRQACALGCRTLDGGGMAVFQASEAFRLFTGIQPDTERMLRCFSEIKEPRL, from the coding sequence ATGCGCAATTCCCAGTTCATACAAGTCGGCCTGATCGGCGCGGGCATACAAGCATCGCGCTCGCCGCGTTTGCATGAAGATGAAGCGCGCGCGGCGAGACTTCCCCTTACCTATCAATTGATTGACCTGGAACAACTGGGCGTTGGCGTTGAGGCTCTGCCGGAATTGATTGCACAAGTCGAGCGGCAAGGCTTCGCCGGTGTAAACATTACGCATCCCTGCAAGCAGGCGGTTCTTCCGCTGTTGAACGAATTATCCGATGAAGCCAGAGACATAGGCGCTGTCAACACGGTGGTGTTTTCAGCAGGCAAACGCATCGGCCACAACACCGACTGCCTGGGATTTGCCGAAAGCTTCCGCCGAGGCTTGGGCGACGTTCCGCGCAATTTTGTCTTGCTGGTTGGGGCCGGCGGAGCAGGTTCCGCCGTCGCCTATGCGTCGTTGCAATTGGGCGTCGAGCAATTGGCGATTCACGACACCAACTTCGCGCGTGCGGCAAAATTGGCCGAACGTTTATGCTCACGATTCGGCACGAACCGCGCGTTGGCCGTAAATGATTTGGCCGCGACAATGAAAATCGCTGACGGATTGATTCAAGCAACGCCGATTGGAATGTTGTCATACGCGGGATTGCCAGTTCCGCTTGAATTACTTCGCGCGGAACTGTGGGTGGCGGAACTCATTTACTTTCCACTGGAAACCGAATTGCTTCGCCAAGCTTGCGCGCTCGGTTGCCGCACGCTGGATGGTGGCGGGATGGCGGTGTTTCAAGCGTCGGAAGCCTTTCGCCTGTTCACCGGGATTCAACCGGACACCGAACGAATGCTGCGCTGTTTCAGTGAAATCAAGGAGCCTCGTTTATGA
- a CDS encoding NAD(P)-dependent oxidoreductase, whose translation MNIELKLGFVGFGEAGYHLAKGLRGAGLAQICAYDIHTKTPGRGEKIQQRARETEVRLCESNVELAARCNVLFSTVTANQAAAAAEQTALHLTEKHIYADLNSVSPDLKRAIAERIEVRCARFVEIAIMSPVPPHLHQVPMFLGGAHAQALVELLTPFGMKLEIISEEIGAASATKMCRSIIVKGLEALLFECVLGAVPYGADDRVFATLEETMPGMNWKKLAGYMVGRVIEHGERRARELEEVAATLRAIGVEPLMTEAIVKRQDWGAAQNLLPQFGGKAPEEYRAVVNAIRQSNGELDEPQN comes from the coding sequence ATGAACATCGAATTGAAACTTGGATTTGTCGGATTTGGCGAAGCGGGCTATCACCTTGCCAAAGGCTTGCGCGGCGCGGGGCTGGCGCAGATTTGCGCTTATGACATTCACACAAAAACTCCCGGTCGCGGCGAAAAGATCCAGCAGCGCGCCCGCGAAACGGAAGTCCGATTATGCGAATCGAACGTGGAGCTTGCCGCCCGATGCAACGTACTGTTTTCAACCGTCACCGCCAATCAGGCCGCTGCCGCTGCCGAACAAACCGCACTGCATTTGACCGAAAAACACATTTATGCCGATCTCAATTCGGTCTCACCTGACCTCAAGCGAGCCATTGCGGAGCGCATCGAAGTGCGCTGCGCCCGCTTCGTCGAGATTGCGATTATGTCGCCGGTTCCTCCGCACCTGCATCAAGTGCCGATGTTTCTGGGCGGCGCGCACGCACAGGCGTTGGTTGAATTGCTCACGCCTTTCGGAATGAAGCTGGAAATCATTTCGGAAGAAATCGGCGCGGCTTCGGCCACCAAAATGTGCCGAAGCATCATCGTCAAAGGCCTGGAAGCCCTCTTGTTTGAATGCGTGCTGGGGGCGGTTCCTTACGGTGCGGATGATCGCGTATTTGCCACGCTGGAGGAAACCATGCCGGGCATGAACTGGAAGAAGTTGGCGGGTTATATGGTCGGGCGCGTCATCGAACACGGCGAACGCCGCGCGCGGGAATTGGAAGAAGTCGCCGCCACATTGCGCGCCATTGGCGTGGAACCGTTGATGACCGAAGCCATCGTCAAACGACAGGATTGGGGAGCGGCGCAAAACCTGTTGCCCCAATTCGGCGGCAAAGCGCCGGAAGAGTATCGCGCAGTGGTGAACGCCATACGGCAATCAAACGGAGAACTCGATGAACCCCAGAACTGA
- a CDS encoding SDR family oxidoreductase → MSPLRDRVAVVSGAATGIGKAIAARLAAEGAIVEILDIKDASEIVNEIRAAGGRAKAECCDVTNEAQIAQAVASIAARHDHVDILVNNAGILTGKTPWHELSYEEVNRFVQVNYIGYFLVSKAIYPLLKKSQFGRLINVASRTYFLANPGQMAYVAAKGAVMGMTRVMAKEMGDDNICVNAVAPGMIATEGTMAHSDEEAFNRVMMNQAIKKRGKPEHLAALIAFLASDDAELITGQMILCDGGGYLH, encoded by the coding sequence ATGAGTCCTTTGAGAGATCGAGTTGCCGTCGTTTCCGGCGCGGCGACAGGCATTGGCAAAGCCATCGCCGCGCGATTGGCCGCCGAAGGCGCTATTGTCGAAATCCTGGACATCAAAGACGCGTCGGAAATCGTCAACGAAATCCGCGCCGCTGGCGGTCGGGCCAAAGCTGAATGTTGCGACGTGACCAACGAAGCGCAAATTGCCCAAGCCGTCGCCTCTATCGCTGCGCGGCACGATCACGTAGATATTCTGGTCAACAACGCCGGCATTCTTACCGGCAAAACGCCCTGGCACGAACTTTCCTACGAGGAAGTCAATCGCTTTGTGCAGGTCAATTACATCGGTTACTTCCTGGTGTCGAAAGCGATTTACCCGCTACTGAAAAAGAGTCAGTTCGGACGGCTGATCAATGTGGCTTCGCGAACGTATTTTCTGGCAAATCCGGGGCAGATGGCCTATGTCGCCGCCAAAGGCGCGGTGATGGGAATGACGCGCGTGATGGCCAAGGAAATGGGCGACGACAACATCTGCGTCAACGCCGTTGCGCCGGGAATGATTGCCACCGAAGGGACGATGGCGCATTCCGACGAAGAAGCCTTCAACCGCGTGATGATGAATCAAGCCATCAAAAAACGCGGCAAGCCGGAGCATCTGGCGGCCTTGATCGCTTTTTTGGCCAGCGACGACGCGGAGTTGATTACCGGACAGATGATCCTGTGCGATGGTGGCGGGTATTTGCATTGA
- a CDS encoding tannase/feruloyl esterase family alpha/beta hydrolase, whose amino-acid sequence MKFNRLFAFSVFCLALCVTSQFGQAQTLPAFLPPAAGEVALSPKTACADLRALTGYEFTIESATLVTPNADAPGYCRIRGLIQPEIQFEVSLPAEWNRRFYMFGNGGYAGESLESAQRAGQRLSGLRRGFVVAQTNTGHDAATEPLGTFAVSRQKLLDYAFRSLHTTAETGKRLAAAYYGARPAQSYFEGCSTGGRQALILAQRFPDDFDGIVAGAPVLYFSGTMVGYAKMAQAFAAAPIPYTKLKPLAERIYALCDEKDGLQDGLIDDPRRCDFRPSRDLPKCAEGADNNDCFTSAQIGTLEKVYGDVMSNGQRFFPGWPVSAEITGSNGRSGWDNWIVNERGQSTISVAFGESFFRYLAFPEKNPKYELTSFDFDKDVKRLGWIHGVLDATDADLSGFKKRGGKLLMYFGWADPALNAQMGVDYYESVLKQMGATTPEFFRLFMVPGMFHCGGGVGCSNFDKLTPLMQWVERGTAPDRLIGSRITNGKTDRTRPLCPYPQVAKYKGSGSTDDAANFTCQKP is encoded by the coding sequence ATGAAATTCAATCGCCTGTTCGCCTTTTCTGTTTTTTGTCTTGCTCTCTGTGTGACTTCGCAGTTCGGTCAAGCGCAAACACTACCAGCGTTTCTGCCGCCCGCAGCGGGAGAGGTCGCGCTTTCCCCCAAAACCGCCTGCGCGGATTTGCGCGCCCTGACGGGTTACGAATTCACCATCGAAAGCGCCACGCTGGTTACGCCCAACGCTGATGCTCCGGGGTATTGCCGCATCCGTGGGTTGATCCAACCGGAAATTCAGTTTGAAGTCAGCCTCCCCGCCGAATGGAATCGGCGGTTTTATATGTTCGGCAACGGCGGTTATGCAGGCGAATCGCTGGAATCCGCCCAACGCGCAGGCCAGAGGTTAAGCGGATTGCGACGCGGTTTCGTCGTCGCACAAACCAACACAGGACATGACGCGGCGACGGAACCGCTGGGCACATTTGCCGTCAGTCGGCAGAAATTGCTGGATTACGCGTTTCGCTCGCTGCATACGACGGCGGAAACCGGCAAGCGCCTTGCCGCAGCGTATTACGGCGCACGACCGGCGCAATCATATTTTGAAGGCTGTTCGACTGGTGGCAGGCAAGCGCTGATTCTGGCGCAACGCTTTCCTGATGATTTCGATGGCATCGTTGCAGGTGCGCCTGTGCTGTATTTCTCCGGCACGATGGTGGGTTACGCCAAAATGGCGCAAGCGTTTGCAGCGGCTCCGATTCCCTACACCAAGCTGAAACCGTTGGCCGAACGCATTTATGCGCTCTGTGACGAGAAAGACGGATTGCAGGACGGGTTGATTGACGATCCGCGCCGTTGCGATTTCCGCCCGTCGCGCGATTTGCCGAAATGCGCAGAGGGCGCTGACAACAACGATTGTTTCACCTCGGCGCAAATCGGAACGCTCGAAAAAGTTTACGGCGATGTGATGAGTAATGGGCAGCGATTCTTTCCGGGCTGGCCCGTCAGCGCGGAAATCACCGGGTCGAACGGCCGCAGCGGGTGGGACAACTGGATCGTCAACGAGCGAGGACAATCCACCATCAGTGTGGCGTTTGGCGAAAGCTTCTTTCGCTATCTGGCATTTCCCGAAAAGAATCCGAAATACGAATTGACCAGCTTCGATTTTGACAAGGACGTGAAGCGGCTGGGTTGGATTCACGGCGTGCTGGACGCGACCGACGCGGATTTGAGCGGCTTCAAAAAACGCGGCGGCAAGTTGCTGATGTATTTCGGCTGGGCCGATCCGGCGCTGAATGCTCAAATGGGCGTGGATTATTACGAAAGCGTACTGAAGCAAATGGGCGCGACCACGCCGGAATTTTTCCGTCTGTTTATGGTTCCGGGCATGTTTCATTGCGGAGGCGGCGTCGGTTGCAGCAACTTCGACAAGCTGACGCCATTGATGCAATGGGTTGAGCGCGGAACAGCGCCGGATCGTTTGATCGGATCGCGCATCACAAACGGCAAAACCGACCGCACGCGTCCGCTGTGTCCTTATCCGCAAGTCGCGAAGTACAAAGGCAGCGGCAGCACGGATGATGCAGCAAACTTCACCTGCCAGAAACCATAA
- a CDS encoding methionine synthase produces MNPRTDVVGSLLRPAYLKEARADYKAGKISAQAFKQIEDRAVDEAVALQERVGLAVVTDGEMRRYAFYGHLIDAVEGFDKYGGWAIPFRDESGEELVLQRPVVVSKLSRKRHLCSEEFTYLRAKTTATPKVTFISAQQAAAYYDAEKSKGAYATVDAYLADLVDILRGEIEELIRLGCTYIQIDSPQYTALLDPKLRDGYRQRGNDPDRLLDLAIEMDNAIIGKHADIIFGLHLCRGNNQSKFYAEGDYAPITKVFSKTNFNRFLLEFDDARSGGFEPLAEVPDDRAVVLGLISSKKSALETKEELKRRIIKASQYISLERLALSPQCGFASTMEGNLLTEFDQEAKLRLVVETAREVWSV; encoded by the coding sequence ATGAACCCCAGAACTGATGTGGTCGGCAGTTTGTTACGTCCCGCGTACCTGAAAGAAGCGCGCGCCGATTACAAGGCAGGAAAGATTTCAGCCCAAGCCTTCAAACAAATTGAAGACCGCGCCGTGGACGAAGCCGTCGCCTTGCAGGAACGCGTCGGGCTGGCTGTCGTTACTGACGGCGAAATGCGCCGCTATGCCTTTTACGGGCATTTGATTGACGCTGTCGAAGGTTTTGACAAATACGGCGGCTGGGCAATTCCCTTTCGCGACGAATCAGGCGAAGAACTGGTCTTGCAGCGTCCGGTCGTGGTTTCCAAACTCAGCCGCAAACGTCATCTCTGTTCCGAAGAGTTCACTTACCTGCGGGCAAAAACCACAGCAACGCCCAAAGTCACTTTCATCAGTGCGCAACAGGCTGCGGCGTATTATGACGCCGAAAAATCCAAAGGCGCTTATGCGACGGTGGATGCGTATCTGGCTGATCTGGTGGATATTTTGCGCGGTGAAATCGAAGAGCTGATTCGGCTGGGTTGCACCTATATTCAGATTGATTCTCCGCAATACACTGCGCTGCTCGATCCCAAATTACGCGATGGGTATCGCCAACGCGGAAACGATCCGGATCGGCTGCTCGATTTGGCCATCGAAATGGACAACGCCATTATTGGTAAACACGCGGACATCATCTTTGGACTGCATCTTTGTCGAGGCAATAATCAAAGCAAGTTTTACGCGGAGGGCGATTATGCGCCAATTACCAAGGTCTTCAGCAAAACGAACTTCAATCGCTTTCTGCTGGAATTTGATGATGCGCGCTCCGGCGGCTTTGAGCCGCTGGCAGAAGTGCCCGACGACCGCGCCGTCGTGTTAGGACTGATCAGCTCCAAAAAATCTGCGCTGGAAACCAAAGAAGAATTGAAGCGCCGCATCATCAAGGCTTCGCAGTATATTTCGCTGGAACGGTTGGCATTGAGTCCGCAATGTGGATTTGCTTCGACGATGGAAGGAAATCTGCTGACTGAATTTGATCAGGAAGCCAAACTGCGCCTTGTGGTGGAAACTGCGCGCGAAGTTTGGAGTGTTTGA
- a CDS encoding PIG-L family deacetylase: MDFSTERLLVVSAHAADFVWRAGGAIALYTSRGARARVMCLSYGERGESQGLWKKEGMTLERVKEIRHAEAVKAAKVLGAEIRCFDAGDYPLGVTPELTEELVQEFRSFQPTCVVTHTPIDPYNGDHEAASKLTMNARVYAQAMGYPSPHKHLGAPPVFYFEPHQTEMCQFTPNVILDITPVFETKVAAMHCMDAQVHLWSYYTDVAKRRGTQGGRNSGNPAIVYAEAFQRVYPQVTMEALR; the protein is encoded by the coding sequence ATGGATTTTTCAACCGAACGATTGCTGGTGGTCAGCGCGCATGCGGCGGATTTCGTCTGGCGCGCGGGCGGCGCGATTGCGCTGTACACATCGCGTGGAGCGCGCGCGCGCGTGATGTGTTTGTCGTATGGCGAACGCGGCGAATCGCAAGGATTGTGGAAAAAAGAAGGCATGACGCTGGAACGTGTCAAAGAGATTCGCCACGCCGAAGCCGTCAAAGCCGCCAAAGTTTTGGGCGCGGAAATTCGCTGTTTCGACGCAGGCGATTATCCGCTGGGAGTCACGCCGGAACTGACCGAAGAACTTGTGCAGGAATTCCGCAGTTTCCAACCGACGTGCGTGGTGACGCACACGCCGATTGACCCTTACAACGGCGACCACGAAGCAGCGTCCAAGCTGACAATGAACGCGCGTGTTTATGCGCAGGCGATGGGCTATCCCAGTCCACACAAACATCTGGGCGCGCCGCCTGTGTTTTACTTCGAACCGCACCAAACTGAAATGTGCCAGTTTACACCGAACGTGATTCTGGACATCACACCCGTGTTTGAAACCAAAGTCGCCGCAATGCACTGCATGGATGCGCAGGTGCATTTGTGGAGTTACTACACCGACGTTGCTAAACGCCGAGGCACACAAGGCGGTCGCAATTCCGGCAATCCGGCAATTGTCTATGCCGAAGCGTTTCAGCGCGTGTATCCACAGGTCACGATGGAGGCGTTGCGGTGA
- a CDS encoding DUF1593 domain-containing protein, producing MPKHAFTKLIALILIATAPFASLTGASAQQLPPTYVDDFTGKPRLVVLTDMGNEPDDQMSFVRLLLYSNELDLEALVATTSTWQKTKVQPETMRKIVATYGEVRGNLLKHASGWPESAALDALVLSGQPAYGMAAVGPDKMSPGAEAIIRAADKADPRPLWISIWGGANTLAQALQHVRATRSAADVDKFIAKLRVYAISDQDDAGPWIRREFPNLHYIGKPSGPDSGEYGAATWTGISGDFYYLNGRGADGSTVTNEWLETNIRAKGPLGKLYPHFAFIMEGDTPSFLGLTNNGLNSYRNPSWGGWGGRYVWRQPYGETRSMWTQGGDMFPRITSRDSVVGTDGKTYISDQATIWRWRTDFQNEFAARMDWTIKPYAQANHNPQLIVNGNAGTAPITLNAEVGKPVTLDASASKDPDGNKLSYHWFHYAEAGFIGRTSSMAELNIAQGNSAKATVTATTTCRPGWRPMNRQCSSGIAHIVLAVTDNGSPALTSYRRVILTVREPGK from the coding sequence ATGCCCAAGCACGCCTTCACGAAACTGATTGCTTTGATCCTGATCGCGACGGCGCCGTTCGCTTCCCTGACCGGCGCAAGCGCGCAGCAATTGCCGCCCACTTACGTGGATGATTTCACGGGCAAGCCTCGATTGGTTGTGCTAACCGATATGGGCAATGAACCGGACGATCAGATGTCCTTCGTGCGATTATTGCTCTATTCCAACGAACTGGATTTGGAAGCGTTGGTGGCGACGACTTCGACCTGGCAGAAAACCAAAGTCCAGCCCGAAACCATGCGAAAGATTGTCGCGACGTATGGCGAAGTGCGCGGCAATTTGTTGAAACACGCTTCGGGTTGGCCGGAATCAGCGGCGCTGGATGCCTTGGTGCTGTCCGGACAACCGGCTTATGGAATGGCAGCCGTCGGCCCAGACAAAATGTCACCCGGCGCAGAAGCGATCATCCGTGCGGCGGATAAAGCGGATCCGCGCCCGTTGTGGATTTCGATTTGGGGCGGCGCGAACACCCTGGCGCAAGCATTGCAGCACGTGCGCGCAACGCGCTCCGCCGCGGATGTGGACAAGTTCATCGCCAAACTCCGTGTGTATGCGATTTCCGATCAGGACGATGCAGGCCCTTGGATTCGGCGCGAATTCCCCAACTTGCACTACATCGGCAAACCCAGCGGCCCGGACAGCGGAGAATACGGCGCAGCAACCTGGACTGGGATTAGCGGCGATTTTTATTATCTGAACGGCCGGGGCGCAGACGGCAGCACTGTGACCAACGAATGGCTGGAAACCAACATTCGCGCGAAAGGCCCGTTGGGCAAACTCTATCCGCATTTCGCCTTCATTATGGAAGGCGACACGCCTTCGTTTTTGGGACTGACGAACAATGGATTGAACAGTTACCGCAATCCGAGTTGGGGCGGTTGGGGCGGGCGCTACGTCTGGCGACAACCTTACGGAGAAACGCGTTCGATGTGGACGCAAGGCGGCGACATGTTTCCGCGAATCACATCGCGCGATTCTGTCGTCGGCACGGATGGCAAAACTTACATTTCCGACCAGGCGACAATTTGGCGCTGGCGCACGGATTTTCAAAACGAATTCGCCGCGCGGATGGATTGGACAATCAAACCGTACGCGCAAGCCAACCACAATCCGCAATTAATTGTGAACGGCAACGCTGGAACTGCGCCGATCACGTTGAACGCGGAAGTCGGCAAGCCGGTCACGCTGGACGCCAGTGCCAGCAAAGACCCGGATGGCAACAAACTCAGCTACCACTGGTTTCATTATGCGGAGGCCGGTTTTATCGGCAGAACCTCCAGCATGGCGGAACTCAACATTGCGCAAGGTAATAGCGCCAAAGCGACTGTCACTGCGACCACGACTTGCCGTCCCGGCTGGCGTCCAATGAACAGACAGTGCTCTTCGGGCATAGCGCACATCGTTCTTGCCGTCACCGACAACGGTTCGCCCGCGCTGACTTCCTACCGGCGCGTGATTTTGACTGTTCGCGAGCCTGGCAAATAG